CGTAGGCCTCCTCGGTCTGCATGGCGTAGACCCGCTCGTCTCCGAACCCGCGATCGATGCGGTCGCGGACGAACGCCAGCTCGACCACCTGGGCGGCGAAGTTCTCGACCGCCTTGCGGGCCGGTTTCCCGCCGATGCGGTGGGCGTGTGCGATCGCGAGCTTGCGGTTGCGGATCGAATTCAGCCACGTCGCCTCGCTCGGGGTCACGAGCTGGGCGGCCACCATGCCCGGCAGTTTCTCGGCGACGATCCGCTGCTCTTTCCTGCGGCTCTGAACGGCGAGGATGATCGCGAACACGAACACCGGCACCATCCAGAAGAAGTACACCGCGAAATACGTCTCGGGTCCGATCAGCGACGACCCGTTCCACAGCGCGTGCATGATCACCGCGGCCAGGTAGCCCAGCAGGATGCAGCCGGCCTTCGCCAGCGAGCTGCGCTTGTGCAGGGCGAACCAGACACCGATGCCGAACATCGTCGTGAACAGCGAGTGGGCGAACGGTCCCATGATCAGCCGGACGGCGGCCGTCAGCAGCGAGTCGCCCAGCGACGTGCCGTCGGCGATGTAGAGAATGTCCTCCAACCAGGCGAAACCGGCGCCGACCAGGCCGGCGTACACCAGGCAGTCGGTCAGTGAATTGAGTTCGTGGCGCCGCCGCCCCGTCATCATGAGCAGCAGGAACGCCCCCTTGGCGGCTTCCTCGACGACGGGTGCGCCGACCGCGACGGACACCCAGCTCACGTCCTCCGACACACCCCCGGCGAGCATCGACTCAAGGACCAGACCGATGATCACGGACAGGATCACCGCGACCGACGCGCCCCACAGGAACGCGAAGATCAGCAGTCGAGGCGGTTCGGGTTCCCACCGGTCTAGCCAGATGTAGGCGAACACGACCACGGCCATCGCCACCCCGGACAGCACGAACCCGACCGAGGCGCCGACCGGGTTGAGCGCGGTCAGGCCGATGACGATCAGCCCCGCGATGACGCCCAGCAGGATGAGCACACCCAACGGCGCGCCGACTTTGCGGATCTTGCGCTGAAAAGGTGGGTGAGTGGGCCATGACTGAGGCGGAGGACCGGCGTATGCCACCTAGGCAGGGTAATCAAGGAAGGGGTGGGTTGCGCTGCTACTGGGACCGAGTTTGTCCTGCATGTACCCAGTCGAGTAACCTCTACGGGTACCTGTCTGTGGTTTTTCTATAGGTCTATGGCGGGTAACACCCTTAACAACTGTCCCTACGACCCAACCTGTCCGGAGCAACCCACCACATGCCAAGTCCCTCCGTCACCTCGCCGCAAGTAGCCGTCAACGACATCGGCTCGGCCGAGGACTTTCTCGCCGCCATCGACAAAACCATCAAATACTTCAACGATGGCGACATCGTCGAGGGAACCATCGTCAAGGTTGACCGTGACGAAGTCCTGCTCGACATCGGTTACAAAACCGAAGGCGTCATCCCTTCCCGTGAGCTCTCCATCAAGCACGACGTCGACCCCAACGAGGTCGTCTCCGTGGGCGATGAGGTCGAAGCTCTGGTCCTCACCAAGGAGGACAAGGAAGGCCGCCTGATCCTGTCCAAGAAGCGCGCTCAGTACGAGCGGGCCTGGGGCACCATCGAAGAGCTCAAAGAGAAGGACGAGGCCGTCAAGGGCACCGTCATCGAGGTCGTCAAGGGCGGCCTGATTCTCGACATCGGCCTGCGCGGCTTCCTGCCCGCGTCGTTGGTCGAGATGCGTCGCGTCCGCGATCTGCAGCCGTACATCGGCAAGGAGATCGAGGCCAAGATCATCGAGCTGGACAAGAACCGCAACAACGTGGTGCTGAGCCGCCGCGCCTGGCTGGAGCAGACGCAGTCCGAGGTGCGCAGCGAGTTCCTCAACCAGCTGCAGAAGGGCGCCATCCGCAAGGGCGTCGTCAGCAGCATCGTCAACTTCGGCGCGTTCGTCGATCTCGGTGGTGTCGACGGCCTGGTGCACGTCTCCGAGTTGTCCTGGAAGCACATCGATCATCCGTCCGAGGTCGTGCAGGTGGGCGACGAGGTCACCGTCGAGGTGCTCGACGTCGACATGGACCGCGAGCGGGTTTCGCTGTCGCTCAAGGCGACTCAGGAAGATCCGTGGCGCCACTTCGCCCGCACCCACGCCATCGGCCAGATCGTGCCGGGCAAGGTCACCAAGCTGGTGCCGTTCGGTGCGTTCGTCCGCGTCGAGGAGGGCATCGAGGGCCTGGTGCACATCTCCGAGTTGTCCGAGCGCCACGTCGAGGTCCCGGACCAGGTGGTCCAGGTCGGCGACGACGCGATGGTCAAGGTCATCGACATCGACCTGGAGCGTCGCCGTATCTCGCTGAGCCTCAAGCAGGCCAACGAGGACTACACCGAGGAGTTCGACCCGTCGAAGTACGGCATGGCCGACAGCTACGACGAGCAGGGCAACTACATCTTCCCCGAGGGCTTCGATCCCGAGACCAACGAATGGCTCGAGGGCTTCGAGAAGCAGCGCGAGGAGTGGGAGTCGCGCTACGCCGAGGCGGAGCGCAGGCACAAGATGCACACCGCGCAGATGGAGAAGTTCGCCGCAGCCGAAGCGGCCGAGGCCGCGAAGCCGGCGTCGGCCAACGGTTCGTCGCGCTCCGAGGAGGAGCCCGCGGCGGGTGGTTCGCTGGCCAGCGACGCCCAACTGGCGGCGCTGCGGGAGAAGCTCGCAGGGAACGCCTGATCCTTCAGAACACAACGTGCGCCCCGGCTCGATAGAGCTGGGGCGTTCGTTGTTTTCGGGTACTGACAAACTGGTGCGGTGCTGCGTATAGGCCTGTCCGGCGGTATCGGCGCCGGAAAATCGACGGTGTCCGCGACGTTCAGTGAGCTCGGCGGGATCGTCGTCGACGGTGATGTCATCGCCCGGGAGGTTGTCGAACCGGGGACCGAGGGGTTGGCCAAGCTCGTCGACGCATTCGGGCACGACATCCTGCACGACAGCGGGCCGATGGCCGGAGCGCTGAACCGGCCCGCGCTGGCGGCCATCGCCTTCAGCGACGAGGAGAAACGACAGCTGCTGAACGGCATCGTGCATCCGCTGGTCGCGCACCGCCGGTCGGAACTGATCGCCGCCGCGGCCGAGGACGCCGTGATCGTTGAGGACATTCCGTTGCTTGTCGAGTCTGGGATGGCTCCCATGTTCCCCTTGGTCGTGATCGTCCACGCCGACGAGGACGTCAGGGTGAAGCGGCTGATCGAGCATCGCGGCTTCACCGAGGAGGATGCCAGGGCCCGGATCGCGGCGCAGGCCACCGAGGAGCAGCGCCGCGCCGTGGCCGACGTGTGGCTGGACAACTCGGGCAGCACAGCCGACCTCATCGGCAAGGCCAGGGAGCTATGGCATCAGCGCATCCTGCCGTTCGCCCACAACCTGGACCACGGGCAGCCCGCGCACACCGAGCCGGTGCTCGTGCCCAGCGACCCGTCGTGGCCCGACCAGGCGCGCCGGATCACCGCCCGGCTCAACACCGCGTGCGGTCACCGCGCCGTGCGCATCGACCACATCGGGTCCACGGCGGTTCCCGGGGTGGACGCCAAGGACGTGATCGACATGCAGGTGACGGTCGCCTCGCTCGAGGTGGCCGACGAGCTGTCCGAGGCACTGGTCAACGCGGGCTACGTGCACACGCCAATCACCGCGGATGTGGGTAAGCCCGATGCCCGCAGCACCGTCGCCGCGTTCGATCACACCAACGATGAAGCGTTGTGGCACAAGCGACTGCACTGCTCAGCCGACCCCGGTCGGCCGACCCATGTCCATCTTCGGGTCGACGGATGGCCGGGACAGCAGTTCGCGCTGCTGTTCGTCGACTGGTTGCGGGCCAACCCGTCGGCGCAGGCCGACTACGTCGCGCTGAAACGGCGGGTGGCGGCGCAGGGGCACGTCAACACCGGGGCGTACGCCGATGCCAAGGAGCCGTGGTTCCTCGACGCCTACCGGCGGGCGTGGGAGTGGGCGGACACCACCGGGTGGCGGCCCTAGAGATTAGGCGGCCGGTTGCGTCGCCGCCGCTTCGGAAGCCGCGGTGGACGGTTCGGCAGGTGCGGAGTCGGGTGCCGGAGCAACCGGATTCGGGATGTTCAGCGGGGCGCCGCATTGCAGGGTGCCGTACAGCGGATCGTCCTTGACGCGGAACAACCGCGGCGCGATGAACTGGTCGGCCTGAGCGACGATCTGATCGTCGACCAGGATCTCGCAATGCAGGTTCGATCCGTAGGGCCACCCGATGGACAGCTCCATCCCCGCCAGCTTGGGATCGTCGAGAACGGTGTTCACCTCGAAGGTCTGGCCGGGCAGCATCGTCGGCGTCGCGCTGTTGACGTTGTGATCGTCCTGCTTGTAGGCAACCACCGCGTCACGCGACGTGCCGTCGGCCCGCGCGCGGTAGATCACGTTGTG
The nucleotide sequence above comes from Mycolicibacterium moriokaense. Encoded proteins:
- the coaE gene encoding dephospho-CoA kinase, producing the protein MLRIGLSGGIGAGKSTVSATFSELGGIVVDGDVIAREVVEPGTEGLAKLVDAFGHDILHDSGPMAGALNRPALAAIAFSDEEKRQLLNGIVHPLVAHRRSELIAAAAEDAVIVEDIPLLVESGMAPMFPLVVIVHADEDVRVKRLIEHRGFTEEDARARIAAQATEEQRRAVADVWLDNSGSTADLIGKARELWHQRILPFAHNLDHGQPAHTEPVLVPSDPSWPDQARRITARLNTACGHRAVRIDHIGSTAVPGVDAKDVIDMQVTVASLEVADELSEALVNAGYVHTPITADVGKPDARSTVAAFDHTNDEALWHKRLHCSADPGRPTHVHLRVDGWPGQQFALLFVDWLRANPSAQADYVALKRRVAAQGHVNTGAYADAKEPWFLDAYRRAWEWADTTGWRP
- the rpsA gene encoding 30S ribosomal protein S1, translated to MPSPSVTSPQVAVNDIGSAEDFLAAIDKTIKYFNDGDIVEGTIVKVDRDEVLLDIGYKTEGVIPSRELSIKHDVDPNEVVSVGDEVEALVLTKEDKEGRLILSKKRAQYERAWGTIEELKEKDEAVKGTVIEVVKGGLILDIGLRGFLPASLVEMRRVRDLQPYIGKEIEAKIIELDKNRNNVVLSRRAWLEQTQSEVRSEFLNQLQKGAIRKGVVSSIVNFGAFVDLGGVDGLVHVSELSWKHIDHPSEVVQVGDEVTVEVLDVDMDRERVSLSLKATQEDPWRHFARTHAIGQIVPGKVTKLVPFGAFVRVEEGIEGLVHISELSERHVEVPDQVVQVGDDAMVKVIDIDLERRRISLSLKQANEDYTEEFDPSKYGMADSYDEQGNYIFPEGFDPETNEWLEGFEKQREEWESRYAEAERRHKMHTAQMEKFAAAEAAEAAKPASANGSSRSEEEPAAGGSLASDAQLAALREKLAGNA
- a CDS encoding PrsW family intramembrane metalloprotease, with the protein product MAYAGPPPQSWPTHPPFQRKIRKVGAPLGVLILLGVIAGLIVIGLTALNPVGASVGFVLSGVAMAVVVFAYIWLDRWEPEPPRLLIFAFLWGASVAVILSVIIGLVLESMLAGGVSEDVSWVSVAVGAPVVEEAAKGAFLLLMMTGRRRHELNSLTDCLVYAGLVGAGFAWLEDILYIADGTSLGDSLLTAAVRLIMGPFAHSLFTTMFGIGVWFALHKRSSLAKAGCILLGYLAAVIMHALWNGSSLIGPETYFAVYFFWMVPVFVFAIILAVQSRRKEQRIVAEKLPGMVAAQLVTPSEATWLNSIRNRKLAIAHAHRIGGKPARKAVENFAAQVVELAFVRDRIDRGFGDERVYAMQTEEAYAVHAARMSAPALAGLAGFHAPPVR